One Oncorhynchus keta strain PuntledgeMale-10-30-2019 chromosome 11, Oket_V2, whole genome shotgun sequence DNA window includes the following coding sequences:
- the LOC118390257 gene encoding APC membrane recruitment protein 1-like gives MEHCDGNEPASDTKHLSAGCEQTAMGDQDSQTEVKPPSDISDAVPLEHQPSGKLRRTALRFFGGRKSICVLPNFFGGRNKNLNKWSSKKGVSKSKTHDGLSKADWEDSLGIGYVPAGYFEYHSQKDTAGKACREFGHPTGDQKSFSLPRQKKGLRELFNSIRRRRKNRNCDFEKNEMVTNSHVCNKEVPIAQTIIDQNDMECLGSLSESNVPVLANIDDCLTIAPECINVDVIVSEKDLVKQGSLDSLIGDLKKGEDMVETLHINTEPDSFPKTNLEHTENVQLPTGSSQMSLMFGDVASLKSFDSLTGCGDIIADQDDDSIADSQGTVSAERSRNAGKRSSCYVTYQGGGEEMATPVKVDRDYLHDLWENEVAEGSCYTHSHLEDFLEHSESPRMTPEEPSSSYTMDISSNSNGALGVTETTLTSLDVMTPQSENQVSVPNSDEGYYDSTTPGQDEDGRDKVDRIRTDRLPRDSYSGDALYELFEPDDSLISPPFEKAKLPVSDPLEFLDMSAQCGGEDVNAVFAPETGLIEEDRLTGNREKMLGNPKLSDAVVGTFTSTCQSQEIDSEQNKPQSPRLRGNHDLSKTKNDLEDDQTVCFSQALVDFTKQSHVYSNSTESMGGSESNSPFAQNMQALPAIVTFDVVDMDNEGEYDQQKDMVMEEEYITSPYEVFEESYLQKDAFAECDLTMFDLLEQSLSNTWGIASLPRHLSLTQVNRSSPLAPLLSPLALNRRSRSLDTESLELEMTDMYLGSGAALASCPRTERDSKRVSSLHRKNNGYISTSENRDNRQIMFPSWQPETEGTVTHPRADGERTEQTYSLYQTQNRRMISFGQPVSRVPNCKSQQISASKMTDRVSCNYISQITGPLHRPFHLPLQSESCRPHAPYGRSVKASDGGGEALFYTSNISSHP, from the coding sequence ATGGAGCACTGTGACGGAAATGAGCCAGCAAGTGATACAAAGCATTTGTCTGCTGGCTGTGAGCAGACGGCCATGGGTGACCAGGATTCACAGACTGAGGTGAAGCCTCCATCTGACATTTCTGATGCTGTACCCCTTGAGCATCAGCCATCGGGGAAACTGAGGAGGACTGCCTTAAGATTCTTTGGAGGACGCAAAAGCATCTGTGTTTTACCAAACTTCTTTGGGGGAAGGAACAAAAATCTAAACAAGTGGTCCTCTAAGAAGGGAGTCAGCAAGAGTAAAACTCATGATGGACTTAGCAAGGCAGACTGGGAGGACAGTCTGGGAATTGGATATGTCCCAGCAGGATATTTTGAGTACCACAGCCAGAAAGATACTGCTGGAAAGGCTTGTAGGGAATTTGGTCACCCTACTGGTGATCAGAAGTCATTCTCTCTTCCCCGGCAGAAAAAGGGTTTGCGAGAACTTTTTAACAGCATCAGGCGTCGTAGAAAGAATAGAAATTGTGATTTTGAAAAAAATGAAATGGTTACGAATTCTCATGTCTGCAACAAAGAGGTGCCTATTGCCCAGACTATCATTGACCAAAATGACATGGAGTGCCTGGGCAGTTTGTCTGAATCCAATGTACCTGTTTTGGCAAACATTGACGATTGTTTGACAATTGCTCCTGAATGTATTAATGTTGATGTCATAGTGTCTGAGAAAGACCTGGTGAAACAAGGGAGTCTTGATTCTCTGATAGGGGACCTGAAGAAAGGTGAGGATATGGTAGAGACACTCCACATAAACACAGAACCAGATTCTTTCCCGAAGACTAACCTAGAGCATACTGAGAACGTACAGCTGCCTACTGGCTCATCTCAGATGAGCTTGATGTTTGGTGATGTGGCCTCTCTAAAGAGTTTTGACTCGCTCACTGGCTGTGGTGACATAATAGCTGATCAAGACGATGACAGTATTGCAGATTCTCAGGGCACAGTCTCAGCGGAAAGGAGTCGAAATGCAGGCAAACGGAGTTCCTGTTATGTTACGTACCAGGGTGGAGGAGAAGAAATGGCCACCCCTGTTAAGGTGGACAGGGATTATCTCCACGACCTCTGGGAAAATGAGGTTGCAGAGGGCTCTTGCTATACCCACAGCCACTTAGAAGACTTTCTAGAGCACAGTGAAAGTCCTAGGATGACACCTGAAGAGCCATCTAGCTCCTATACCATGGACATCAGCAGCAACAGCAATGGTGCTCTTGGAGTTACAGAGACCACCCTTACATCTTTGGATGTCATGACCCCACAGAGCGAAAATCAAGTGTCAGTTCCTAACAGCGATGAGGGTTACTATGACTCTACCACCCCAGGACAAGATGAAGACGGACGTGACAAAGTTGACAGGATCAGGACCGATAGACTACCAAGGGACAGTTATAGTGGCGATGCATTGTATGAGCTTTTTGAGCCTGATGACAGTCTTATCAGTCCACCTTTTGAAAAAGCTAAGCTGCCCGTCTCTGATCCACTTGAGTTTTTAGACATGTCAGCTCAGTGTGGTGGTGAAGATGTAAATGCTGTGTTCGCTCCTGAAACGGGTCTAATTGAAGAGGACAGGCTAACTGGGAATAGGGAGAAAATGCTTGGCAACCCTAAATTGTCAGATGCTGTTGTTGGCACCTTTACCTCAACATGTCAATCACAAGAAATTGACTCTGAGCAAAACAAGCCACAGTCCCCACGGTTAAGAGGAAATCATGATCTATCTAAAACAAAGAATGACTTGGAGGATGACCAGACAGTTTGCTTCTCCCAAGCCCTAGTGGACTTCACAAAACAATCACATGTTTATAGTAATTCAACTGAAAGCATGGGAGGCTCTGAGTCAAACTCTCCCTTTGCCCAAAACATGCAAGCCCTCCCAGCCATTGTCACATTTGATGTCGTGGACATGGATAACGAGGGGGAATATGACCAGCAGAAGGATATGGTAATGGAGGAGGAATACATCACGTCGCCTTATGAAGTGTTTGAAGAAAGCTACCTGCAAAAGGATGCGTTTGCTGAATGTGACTTAACTATGTTTGACCTCCTTGAACAGAGTCTCAGTAATACTTGGGGAATCGCCAGCCTGCCACGTCACCTTAGCCTTACACAAGTCAATCGGTCGAGTCCACTTGCTCCTCTGCTGAGTCCTTTGGCCTTAAATAGGAGAAGTAGATCCCTGGACACAGAGAGCTTGGAGTTAGAGATGACTGACATGTATTTAGGGAGTGGGGCAGCACTAGCGTCTTGCCCTAGAACTGAAAGGGACTCGAAGAGAGTGTCCTCGCTTCACCGCAAAAATAATGGATACATTTCCACTTCAGAAAACCGGGATAATAGACAGATCATGTTTCCGTCATGGCAGCCAGAGACTGAGGGGACCGTAACGCACCCACGAGCAGATGGGGAAAGAACAGAGCAGACGTACAGTCTCTATCAAACTCAAAACAGACGAATGATATCATTCGGTCAGCCTGTCAGTCGAGTCCCAAACTGTAAATCTCAACAGATCTCAGCTAGCAAAATGACTGACAGAGTATCCTGTAATTATATCTCTCAGATTACAGGACCGTTACATAGGCCATTTCATCTTCCTTTGCAATCAGAATCCTGTCGGCCCCATGCCCCCTATGGAAGATCAGTTAAGGCATCAGATGGCGGTGGTGAGGCCCTTTTTTACACATCGAACATTAGCTCTCATCCTTAA